In Hemicordylus capensis ecotype Gifberg chromosome 13, rHemCap1.1.pri, whole genome shotgun sequence, a single window of DNA contains:
- the DCUN1D3 gene encoding DCN1-like protein 3, which produces MGQCVTKCKNPSSTLGSKNGERESSKAHGKRSTAHKEEHSTASGKSSGDILVNGTKKLEAAVEASQPPTSSGDAKKDPAAGAEESSLHRTEELFRRYKDQREDAILEEGMEHFCNDLCVDPTEFKVLVLAWKFQAATMCKFTRTEFFEGCKAMNADSIDGICAQFPSLLNEAKQEDKFKDLYRFTFQFGLDSEEGQRSLHREIAIALWKLVFTQNKPPILDQWLHFLNENPSGIKGISRDTWNMFLNFTQVIGPDLSNYSEDEAWPSLFDTFVEWEMEQRKKEEEAKGVAASQTESLCPDHHT; this is translated from the exons ATGGGCCAGTGTGTCACCAAGTGCAAGAACCCTTCCTCCACGCTTGGCAGCAAAAATGGCGAGCGGGAGTCCAGCAAGGCTCACGGCAAGCGGAGCACCGCCCACAAGGAAGAGCACAGCACGGCCAGTGGGAAGTCCTCCGGGGACATCCTGGTCAACGGGACGAAGAAGCTGGAGGCTGCCGTAGAGGCCAGCCAGCCGCCCACCTCCTCTGGGGACGCCAAGAAAGACCCGGCTGCTGGCGCCGAGGAGTCCTCCCTCCACAGGACTGAGGAGTTATTCAGGAGGTACAAAGACCAGCGCGAAGATGCCATCTTGGAGGAAGGCATGGAGCACTTCTGCAACGACCTCTGCGTCGACCCCACTGAATTCAAGGTGCTCGTCCTGGCGTGGAAATTCCAGGCGGCGACCATGTGCAAGTTCACCAG GACGGAATTCTTTGAGGGCTGCAAAGCAATGAACGCGGACAGCATTGATGGGATTTGTGCCCAGTTCCCCAGCCTCCTAAACGAAGCCAAACAAGAAGACAAGTTCAAGGATCTGTACCGTTTCACCTTCCAGTTTGGCCTGGACTCCGAAGAGGGACAGCGGTCGCTACATCGGGAAATAGCCATTGCCCTTTGGAAACTAGTCTTCACCCAGAACAAGCCCCCTATCTTGGACCAGTGGTTACACTTCTTGAACGAGAACCCCTCAGGAATCAAGGGAATCTCCCGGGACACGTGGAACATGTTCCTCAACTTTACTCAGGTCATTGGGCCAGACCTTAGCAACTACAGCGAGGACGAAGCCTGGCCTAGTCTCTTCGACACCTTTGTGGAATGGGAAATGGAGCAGcggaagaaagaggaggaagccAAAGGGGTTGCGGCTTCACAGACAGAGAGCCTGTGTCCAGATCACCACACTTAA